A window from Aminivibrio sp. encodes these proteins:
- a CDS encoding aminoacetone oxidase family FAD-binding enzyme, which yields MSGPRIVVIGGGAAGLMAAGRAAERGARVILVEKNQTLGAKLLLSGKGRCNLTSAEEDLETFLSAYGSKGKFLYSAFSRFGPARTLEFFASRGLRTKVERGKRVFPEKGGSERVINCLIGYIRQGGVTVYRNREALNLEIRDGRAVRFILRGQEVEGDAFIVCTGGKSFPKTGSTGDGYRFAKRAGHEVIQPVPALCPVRLKEKWPQSARGLNLKNVSLTLLKDGIVVSRRFGELLLTHFGISGPIAMDMSRDIGEACTSGNATLILDLKPALTMDVLTARIERDLKKYAGKMFRDCLKDLLPRDLIPAVVEKATIPPDKRGEYISPEEKRELACLLKEFPLTPEGLLGFDWSIVTSGGVDLREIDPGTMRSKIVENLYFAGEILDIDGPTGGYNLQMCWSTGYAAGDSAASSACLES from the coding sequence ATGAGCGGACCGAGAATAGTCGTCATCGGAGGCGGCGCCGCAGGACTCATGGCAGCCGGACGGGCTGCGGAAAGGGGGGCCCGGGTTATTCTTGTGGAGAAAAACCAGACCCTCGGCGCGAAACTTTTGCTCAGCGGCAAGGGCAGGTGCAACCTGACCAGCGCCGAAGAAGACCTGGAAACCTTTCTTTCGGCCTACGGCTCCAAAGGGAAATTCCTTTACTCGGCCTTCTCCCGGTTCGGCCCTGCCAGGACCCTGGAGTTTTTTGCTTCCCGGGGTCTCAGGACGAAGGTGGAAAGGGGAAAAAGAGTCTTTCCCGAAAAGGGAGGCTCAGAAAGAGTGATCAACTGCCTGATCGGCTACATCCGCCAGGGAGGGGTCACCGTCTACCGGAACAGGGAAGCCCTCAACCTGGAAATCAGGGACGGAAGGGCGGTCCGTTTCATCCTGCGGGGTCAGGAAGTAGAGGGAGATGCCTTCATAGTCTGCACCGGAGGGAAATCCTTCCCCAAAACCGGATCGACAGGGGACGGTTACAGGTTCGCAAAAAGGGCCGGCCATGAGGTCATCCAGCCGGTCCCGGCGCTCTGCCCTGTACGGCTGAAGGAGAAGTGGCCCCAGTCAGCCCGGGGCCTGAACCTGAAGAATGTCTCTCTAACCCTCCTGAAGGATGGCATTGTCGTTTCGAGACGCTTCGGTGAACTGCTTCTGACCCATTTCGGCATCAGCGGCCCCATCGCCATGGACATGAGCAGGGATATCGGTGAAGCCTGCACTTCTGGAAACGCAACTCTCATACTGGACCTGAAGCCCGCCCTTACCATGGACGTGCTCACTGCGCGCATCGAGAGGGACCTGAAAAAATACGCCGGGAAAATGTTCAGGGACTGCCTGAAGGATCTGCTTCCCCGGGATCTCATCCCTGCAGTGGTGGAGAAAGCGACAATTCCTCCCGACAAAAGGGGCGAATACATTTCCCCCGAGGAAAAAAGAGAGCTGGCCTGTCTTCTCAAGGAATTTCCCCTGACTCCCGAAGGCCTGCTGGGCTTCGACTGGTCCATCGTCACAAGCGGAGGCGTGGACCTCAGGGAGATCGATCCCGGGACCATGCGGTCCAAAATCGTTGAAAACCTCTATTTTGCCGGCGAAATTCTTGATATCGACGGCCCCACGGGCGGGTACAATCTCCAGATGTGCTGGAGCACAGGCTACGCCGCCGGTGACAGCGCGGCATCGTCCGCTTGCCTGGAGAGCTGA